From the Micromonospora echinofusca genome, the window GCACCCTCCCGGCGGCCGCCGTCGCCGGGTTCCGTGGCGGCAGCAGCCCGCCCAGCAGGTCGGCGAGCACGGCCATGCCGTCGGGGCTGAGCACCGACTCCGGGTGGAACTGCACCCCGGCGAAGCCGCGCCCGCGCAGCGCGTGCACCGCGCCGTCGGCCGCGTCGCGGGCCAGCTCCACCGGGCCGTACGGGGTGACCAGCCGGTCGGCGTCGGCGCGTGCCGTGAAGCTGGAGTAGAAGCCCACCCGGCGGCGCGTGCCGAAGAGGTCGATCTCGCGCTGGAGGCCCTGGTAGGGGGCGTGCCGGCGGTGCGGGGCCAGCCCGAGGAGGCCGGCGAGCAGCTGGTGACCCAGGCAGACGGCCAGGGTGGGCCGGCCCTCGGCGAGCAGGCCGGCGAGCAGCCCGCGCATCGCGCGTATCTTCGGCTCGGTGGCGCTGCCCGGGTCGCCCGGTCCGGGGCCGACCACCACCAGGTCGTGGGCGTCCACGCGGCCGGCGGCGTGCCACGGGCGCAGCGTCACGACGAGGCCGAGCGCGCCCAGCTGGTGGGCCAGCATGCCGGTGAAGGTGTCCTCGCCGTCGACGATCAGCGCCCGCAGCCCGGCCAGCCCGGGCGGGCCGTCGGCGCCCGGCGAGCGCTGGTCCAGCCAGAACCGGGCCAGTGGCGCGTTGCGCGCGGCCAGCGCGGCGCGCACCTCGGGGTCGTCGGCCAGGCGTACGGCGGGGCCCGGGCCGGCGGCGGGCGCCTGCGGGCCGAGGCCCAGCGCGGCCAGTACGCCAGCCGCCTTGGCGTGCGTCTCGGCCACCTCGCCCTCGGCCGTCGAGTGCCGCACCAGCGTGGCGCCGACCGGCACCCGCAGCTCGCCGGCGGGGGAGATCTCGGCGGTACGGATCAGGATCGGCGCGTCCAGGGTCTGCCGGCCGGCGTCGTCGCGCCCGAGCAGCGCCAGCACCCCGGCGTAGTAGCGCCGCCCGGTGCGCTCGTGGCGGGCGATGACGCGGCAGGCGTTCTCCATCGGGCTGCCGGTGACGGTGGGCGCGAACATCGTCTCCCGCAGCACCTCCCGCACGTCCTTCGTGCCCCGGCCGGCGAGCAGGTACTCCGTGTGGGCGAGGTGGGACATCTCCTTGAGGTGGGGCCCGACGACCTGGCCGCCGTGCTCGGCGACCGTGGCCATCATCTTCAGCTCCTCGTCGAGCACCATG encodes:
- a CDS encoding anthranilate synthase family protein, producing MTDLTALLATAATGGDPGPFALVRREGAAHLELFTGTVRTADRLADLPLPDGPPGPRTLALVPYRQVTERGLACVDDGVPLEFLHIARHERVGLAEVLAALPDAPVRTADAGFDVTDDEYAATVGRVLAEEIGRGEGANFVIHRCLRATVQGPPLAAALAALRRLLASERGAYWTFLVHTGTRILVGASPERHVSVDDGLVMMNPISGTFRHTGAEADRAALLRFLADPKEVEELYMVLDEELKMMATVAEHGGQVVGPHLKEMSHLAHTEYLLAGRGTKDVREVLRETMFAPTVTGSPMENACRVIARHERTGRRYYAGVLALLGRDDAGRQTLDAPILIRTAEISPAGELRVPVGATLVRHSTAEGEVAETHAKAAGVLAALGLGPQAPAAGPGPAVRLADDPEVRAALAARNAPLARFWLDQRSPGADGPPGLAGLRALIVDGEDTFTGMLAHQLGALGLVVTLRPWHAAGRVDAHDLVVVGPGPGDPGSATEPKIRAMRGLLAGLLAEGRPTLAVCLGHQLLAGLLGLAPHRRHAPYQGLQREIDLFGTRRRVGFYSSFTARADADRLVTPYGPVELARDAADGAVHALRGRGFAGVQFHPESVLSPDGMAVLADLLGGLLPPRNPATAAAGRVPGRA